Genomic DNA from Acanthopagrus latus isolate v.2019 chromosome 2, fAcaLat1.1, whole genome shotgun sequence:
CAACTTGTGTAAGTATGTTaatgtgtgcctgtgtctgtgtgcaagtGTTTGCCCCTATCATTAGCACTAATGATTGACAATGTCCTCCCACTTCCACCCCTCCCCCCAGCCTCCCATCCTCCCCTTCCTTCCCTTATTGACCCTCCTGTCATCGGCCTGTCACTGGGACTTCCTCATGTCATCAATAGCAGGACTTTATCTAGACTGACAGTCACCCCCCCACTCATGTACCTTTATGGCTTATCTGGGATACTGTATCTGGCAGGGAGGTAaattgagtgtgtgtctgtgtgagtgccTTCTTGagtttctctctttaaaaaggtcaaaacgTCCTTACAGGGGTATTAAGGTGAGGAAGGAGCATTTTGCTGCTCACTTCTAGGGGTTAGGTTTCAGGCAGGTTGGGGGGGGTTAGGTGTCAGAGAGACATGTGGCTTCCCCCCCTTCAAAAGAAAGAAtcactcacacagtcacagtcacccAAAGCTTGCTTGTTAGTTGCATCTTAGTCTGTTCCATTTCATTTATGTTATTAATCGACATTCTTCTCTTACCTTACCAGCACATTTTGCAGTTTAATTGATATACATATAATAAAGATATAATTACCTTAGATGGGCCTGTTTTGTCTAAAAATTGACTTTCCAGATTGCTCCTACATTATGACAAAATCATGTGGGAGTGagaaagacattaaaacattttttgatgtaTGTATGTCCATTCTGCTCTTGGGTGggtgcacatactgtatacagaaTGGTCATAAAACATAACtggtttatttcagttttccaACCTGGTGTCCGGTtgcatcacaaaaaaaaatcttgcacAGGTCGTGCTGTGGTGTCAGATCACGGCGTGTTTGGAATAAACGCaacagcttagcttagcaagtTTGAGCGGCAAACAGACTTGGGAAGTAACGGACTACATGTAACGGCGTTACGTAattaggatacaaaaaaaaagtaactgtatTCCGTtacagttacagaaaaaaaagacgtaATCCGAGTACCGGTACATCTGGAAAAAAACGGGATTATTAGTTCGATTACAATTAAAATACATCACGATACAAACACTTACCATGCCATGCATaatgcacacgcgcacacatacGACAGTTCACGACAAGTCTGACACAACGGCGATCTGCTCTCAAGTGAAGCCATATAGCCAGTTCATTAGTCATTATGGCATCGAGCACTAAAAATGCTTTCACTGGATGGAAATTTCGCCATTGCTTTGTTTCTAAAGCCGAAAAGGGGAACAACATCACTGTACAGTGCAAGCTATGCcttccatctgtgaaaatgttgtcatcGTCCAAGGACTCGACATccaatttaaagaaacatttacagGTAAGCAAaactgctaatgttagctaactacACAAAACTTCTTTAGCTAAAGTTAACATTAGTTAGCTTGCTAACCAGGCTCGGGCTGTCACTGTTGCTAATGTTGCCGCTACTACTACTACCGCCACTAGTGTTACTAACTTACTACGTTACTGttactgaaaaatattttgggACTGTAGTTTGTGCTGCTGGTGACCGGGATGTGTTTAGTATTTTTGGTAGTTTTGAAGTTTGATCATGACGTTCGAGTGTGAATACCGTAACGTTATTTAGCTAAATAATCACAAGAGCTTTTATTTCTCATATAATTAGACATGTTGTAGTCCGAAGCCTCGTTTTGGTTTCGTTTGCCTTGTTAAAATTAAGACATTGATACaaactcaacacttcctgtgtgcgtttcaaattaaaagccctctaGCATAAATAGCTCAAttaggcttttattgtgaaacatttgcaaGGACTTGTCGTAGAAAACTCGTTGACTCACTTGAAATGTAGTTACTGCCACCTTGTGGGGCTTGTacgttaataaataaataaataacataaaaataataaaaataaaacatctgcagcgaCTGAAACGTGTCACTAACACTTTAGATGACAACAAGGTATTAAAATTAAAGCATGATTATATTAAGAATTTGTATGGGTAAATTTGGGTGACGTGTGTTTTACAACTGCTATTACTAGAAATAGTAGTAACaataacactaataataattgttactgttattattattacagcatGTGATGTAATTCTTGAATACAGCTGAATAGATATTAGTCaattaataaaactgaataaatctAGCATACCCTACAATACttgatttttaatttgctttttgtgtTCCTCAGAGGAAGCATTCAAGACATTTACTTCTGACCAAAGAAGATACAAGTCAGTCGGAGATGAATCCTGTTGAATCTGAACATGGACAAGAGACCTTGCGTGTTCCCCATAAACAACTAAAACTTGATCTTGGGCAGAGAATATCCCAGACTGCAGTCAGTACACTGATATTGGAATTTGTGATCGACGATGTCCAGTCTTTCTCCTTGGTGGAACAACCTTCGTTTAAAAAGCTCATCGAGGGGATCAGTGGTGGCAAAACAGTCATGTGCAGAAAGACTCTAGTTCAGCGTATTGAGAAGGAATTTGCTGTCATGAAAGAAACCTtgattgcaactcttcagaaaGTGACAAATGTGTGCACAACAGCAGATTTATGGACTGCACACAACAGAAGTTTCTTTGGTATGACATGCCACTGGATTGAGGAGGAAACGATGGAGAGGAAATCTGCAGCACTGGCCTGTGCACGAGTGAAGGGACGGCATACCTTCGATGTCCTTGCTGCAAAAATCTGTGAAATACATGCAGAGTACAAAGTACAACACAAAGTAAGGGCCACAGTTACAGATAACGGGAGTAACTTTGTGAAGGCTTTCCGTGAATTTGAAACCACTGAGGAGGCAGCACCAGACGAGTTCGATGATGGAATACGGTTCATGGATATGGATGCAGttctggagatggagggagatgaggagcttcattttttccttccccctcaTCAAAGATGTGCTGCTCACACGCTCAACCTGATAGCCACTAATGAGGTGGATAAAGCAGCATCAAAAGGACCATCCCGCAAAGTGTACCGAAGTGCAATGGGAAAGTGTGCTGCCATATGGAACAAAGCACACAGgtcatcagcagctgcagaagcaGTGGAAGATATTGCCAACATGAAGGTTTGTGTTCCATGTGTAACAAGATGGAGCTCTGAATATATGGCTATTTCCAAACTGATTGGACTCACGCAAGATCAGCTGGACGACATCTGCGGAAGGCTCGGAGTGAGCAGACTGCACCCTCATGAGATGACTTTTCTTAAGGAATATGTAGCTGTGTTACAGCCACTTGCTCAATCCATTGATCTTCTACAGGGTGAGAAAAAGTGCTACCTTGGATTCCTCATTCCAACAATCTTAAGCCTCAAATCTAAGCTGTCTGACAAATTGCTACATGCAACCTACACAGCAAACATCATTACTGCAGTTACTGAGGCACTTGACAGTCGCTTCGGTACCGTCCTGAGCAGCCATGAAGCAAAAATGGCAACAACCACCATGCCCAAATTTCGCTTGTGTTGGCTTTCtccagaaaagaaagaggaaatgtgcAAAACAGTGATTCAGGAGGCAACATCTTTGGAATCCAAAgcacctcctgcagctgaagtgAATATCAGCTCTGAAAATGATGGATCAGACGAggagttttttgtgtttgggaAGACAAACAGGGCTGataaaagcacagcagaggaagaagtcCGGCGGTTCCTCGATGATAGTGTGAAAACCATGGATTCCCTACATGCATTTCCCTTGATTAAGCGGCTCTTCATGAAGTACAATACTACACTGCCTTCTAGTGCTCCAGTTGAACGTCTGTTCAGTTATGGAGGAAATGTACTGACTTCCTCTCGTAACAGAATGTCAGATGATCACATGGAGCAAGTCCTCCTCCTTCGCTACAACAGAAAGTTCTACCCAAAGCTATAttttgactgaatgttgacCGACTGTGAGGATGCACATTTAAAGTATCTGCTCTGTGGGTTTCCAAATGGTGCCTACTAACTTAACTGCTATTTTGAAGGCAGCAAATGTTCCTTTTGCTCTATGATCGTAAATTGTAGGACTGTGCCTTATTTTAGAATTTTCTCCCTGAATTTGATTCAtggttttatatttattgttaatcTGTGGGTGGACACCTGatttgttaaaagaaaaaatacaatgaatgtTCTTAACACATGCACCAAAATTGAGCATTTTCTCTTTACTTTGTAAAGGAGcatattttatgtttgtatgttttgtaaaTGACAGTATTCTGTAGCTAACAAGACTCAATAGACATAGGCATTTTGACAGTTCAGCAGGAAGACACCTGGTTTGTTCAAAAATACCTTAAGTGCTCTTAATCCATgtattaaagtttaaaatatcATGTTCTGTTTCTTGTAAAAGGAGcagattttatttctgctttgtAAAGTATACTCTTCTGTAGGCCCATATTTTAATTTGGAATCTGTAAGTCTACTGCCTGAATTTGCTTTATGGCTTAACTTTCTTTCAtctgttctttgttctttttgtataatgaaaattcagttgGTGGACACTGGATTGGTTAGTGAGGTTCCTCTTAAACAATGTTACTAAAAAGCAGTTTCCAGTTTGCCTTGTAAAGAcgcagattttctttttgctttgtaAACTGTGTTCAAATTATATGTAGTGCACTTTCTTTGTATGTCTCTTAAGTTTTtcttattcacatttttgtcacattgttCTGTTGAATAACAGAATTAAAGATCATgttattgatatttcttttttcttgtctttattgCTTTTGTATtgaggtaatccaaaagtaatgtaaagtaatcaagttacattactttaatattgtggTACTTGGATTACAttactgattacattttttaacaggtaattagtaactgtatcggaatacatttttaaagtaactcTCCCAACCCTGGCGGCAAACCACCGACTCCGCGACTGCAGAGTCAAAGAGCAACGCCAACAGAAACCCCAAGTTTCATCATCgcaaaaaaatcaaaggaaaCGGGCCTTACAGTACTGATCATACTTTAATGACAGCTCACGATTCGCAGTGcaaaacacaccacagcaaaATCAAAAGGATCACAGCACTAGAGGGCATTACGCAGCTCGCTCCTCACAAGCGCAGTATTCCCAGCGAGTGTGTACGAGAGCGTCTGGGCGTCTGATGTCTGGAGTGTCAGACTTTGGGGTTCTTTTCCCGACTGTAGTTCTAAATCTCAGTGTTTGACACGAGCTCTGAAACTCTCTATCGCTCCcccttcctcctttctctcctctcatgtcTCTTTCATCCGGGGgtttggatttttcttttctttttcttttttcacttcagTCGAAAGAGGGCAAGAAAAGAGACGACAGCGGAGAGAAAatgggagaggggaggaatAGAAAGAGGAATGTAAGAAAGGTTAAGAGGTATTACAAGGAGAAGGGAgggcgaagaagaagaaaagtgagaaGGAGGGAGATAGGGGGAGAATGACAGATGGGCCCAAAGAAGAGAGGGCTGCTGGGTTCAGCACTGCGGCAGAGCTGAGCATATGACAGCTTTACAGtgggctctgtgtgtgcgtgtgtgtgttgatgcgtGTGCTCAGAAGTGTGTATCCTGGCTCTtctatgtgagtgtgtttgtctgtgtgtacattGGGAcattagcgtgtgtgtgtgtgtgtgttcgtacaCATGCTCATGTTCGTGCCTTGGCATGGTGCCAGTGTTTACCTAGGgcattttctgtgtgttgaaCATAGCCAGAGGGACCGCTCCTCCACCTGTTATCCTTccattcttctctcttctcaCCAGTTCCTGTCATCCATCTCTATATTGACTTTGCacgctgtgtgtgcgtgtgtgtgcgtgtttgtgtgggagTCGCATGTTTGCTTTAGCCGCGGCGCATGTTGTCTTAGCGCTCAGGGAGGATTTTCTCGCACATCTTAAACGCACTGAAATCTGTTTACAAGTGTTGCTGCGCTCGTTTGCTCAtcgctgcttgtttttttttttgtttttttcccgaTACATCACCCCGCCCGCCATGCGAAGGTTTCCAGAAATAGGCCACACTTCGACAAACattacacaataaaatacagtgtgtgcgtgtggatgTGGTTGACATCGCCTGCGCTATTTCTCTTCCTTTAC
This window encodes:
- the LOC119030719 gene encoding uncharacterized protein LOC119030719; its protein translation is MASSTKNAFTGWKFRHCFVSKAEKGNNITVQCKLCLPSVKMLSSSKDSTSNLKKHLQRKHSRHLLLTKEDTSQSEMNPVESEHGQETLRVPHKQLKLDLGQRISQTAVSTLILEFVIDDVQSFSLVEQPSFKKLIEGISGGKTVMCRKTLVQRIEKEFAVMKETLIATLQKVTNVCTTADLWTAHNRSFFGMTCHWIEEETMERKSAALACARVKGRHTFDVLAAKICEIHAEYKVQHKVRATVTDNGSNFVKAFREFETTEEAAPDEFDDGIRFMDMDAVLEMEGDEELHFFLPPHQRCAAHTLNLIATNEVDKAASKGPSRKVYRSAMGKCAAIWNKAHRSSAAAEAVEDIANMKVCVPCVTRWSSEYMAISKLIGLTQDQLDDICGRLGVSRLHPHEMTFLKEYVAVLQPLAQSIDLLQGEKKCYLGFLIPTILSLKSKLSDKLLHATYTANIITAVTEALDSRFGTVLSSHEAKMATTTMPKFRLCWLSPEKKEEMCKTVIQEATSLESKAPPAAEVNISSENDGSDEEFFVFGKTNRADKSTAEEEVRRFLDDSVKTMDSLHAFPLIKRLFMKYNTTLPSSAPVERLFSYGGNVLTSSRNRMSDDHMEQVLLLRYNRKFYPKLYFD